GCCTCGGCCGTCGCGGGGCGGCTGGCCTTCGCGGCGACGATCGACCTGGCCCGGTCGCGCGCCCTTGCCGCCACGCGGGTTGCCCGCGCGCTGCTGTCCGCCCTCGCCGTCCTGGCGTCGGGGTCCCTTCGGCTTGTCTGCCACCGGCGCCGGCTTGAAGCCGAGTCCCAGCAGCTGGTCGCGCAACGTATCGCTCATCGGTCTTCAGTAATGCGGCGGTGGGGGTTCGTCGGCGGGATCGCCGGTGACGCCGGGGCGGCTGGACTGCAGTTCGTCCAGGGCGCGCCGCAGCAGGACGTCGTTGCGCGACAGCTCCAGCCGCGCCTCGGCCAGGGCATCGCTCAGCTCGGCCATGGCCTGCTCCTGGAAGGCGAGCCGGGTCTCCAGCTCGACCACGCGCGCCTCGATGCCGGTCGCGCTCATTGGCGCGCCCGGACCGAGCGCCCGCGGCCGATGCCGTAGTAGGCCAGGCCGGCGTCCTCGGCGTCTTCGGGGCGGTAGATGTTGCGCCCGTCGAAGACCACCGCGTCGCCCAGCTTCGACCGGACCTGCTCCAGGTCCACGCTGCGGAACTGCTTCCACTCGGTGACCACGACCAGGGCGTCGGCGCCGTCCAGCGCGTCGGCGGCCGAGTCGCAGAGGACCAGGTCGTCGCGCTCGCCGAAGATCCGGCCGGCCTCGTCCCGCGCCTCCGGGTCATAGGCCTGCACGCGCGCGCCCGACTCCCAGAGCTGGGCCAGCAGCCGCCGGCTCGAGGCCTCGCGCATGTCGTCGGTGTCCGGCTTGAAGGCCAGGCCCCAGACCGCGAAGGTCTTGCCGGCGATGCCGCCGTCGCCGTAGTGGCGCATCACCAGCTCGTGCAGGTGGCCCTTCTGGCGTTCGTTCACCGCCTCCACCGCGTCCAGCAGCAGCGGCGGGTGCCCCACCTGCTGGGCCGTGCGCGCAAGCGCCTGGACGTCCTTCGGGAAGCACGAGCCACCATAGCCCGCGCCGGGATAGATGAAGTGCCAGCCGATGCGCGGATCCGAGCCGATGCCCTTGCGCACCATCTCCACGTCCGCGCCCACCCGCTCGGCAATGTTGGCGATCTCGTTCATGAAGCTGATCTTGGTCGCCAGCATCGCGTTGGCCGCGTACTTGGTCAGCTCGGCCGAGCGCACGTCCATGACCACGAAGCGGTCGCGGTTGCGGTTGAACGGGGCGTACAGGCGCCTGAGCCTGTCCTCGGCGTGCGGACTCTCCACGCCCAGCACGATGCGGTCCGGGCGCATGCAGTCCTCGACCGCGGCGCCCTCCTTCAGGAACTCGGGGTTGGACACCACGTCGAAGGCCACGTCGACGCCGCGCGCCGCGAGCGCGGCGGCGATGGTGTCGCGCACCCGGTCGGCGGTGCCCACCGGCACGGTCGACTTGTCGACGACGATGGCCGGGCGCTCGAGGTGCTCGCCGATGGTGCGCGCGACCTGCAGCACGTACTGCAGGTCGGCGCTGCCGTCCTCGTCGGGCGGCGTGCCGACCGCGATGAACACCACCTCGGCGTGCGCGACGGCGCGCGCGGCATCCGTGGTGAAGTCCAGCCGGCCGGCCGCGTGGTTGGCCTTGACCATCGGCTCCAGGCCCGGCTCGTAGATCGGGATGACGCCCTGGTGCAGGCGCTCGACCTTGCCCGCGTCCACATCCACGCACAGCACGTCATGGCCGACCTCGGCCAGGCAGGTCCCGGTGACCAGGCCGACGTAGCCGGTGCCGAAGATGCTGACGCGCATGGCCTACTCCGCCGGATCCGCGAGGACGTCCAGCAGCTCGACCTCGAACACCAGCGCGCTGCCCGGGGCGATCGGACCGCCCGGCGTGCCGACGTCGCCATAGCCCAGCCCGCTCGGCAGCCAGAGCATGTACTTGCTGCCCGCCGGCATCAGCTGCAGCCCTTCCTGCCAGCCCGGCACCACGCTCGACAGGGTGAACACCGCCGGTTCCTCGCGTTCGTAGGAGCTGTCGAAGACCGTGCCGTCGAGCAGCGAGCCCTTGTAGTGCACGCTGACCCGGCTTTCGGGGCCCGGCTTCGGGCCGGTGCCTTCGGTCAGAACCTTGTACTGCAGGCCCGAGGCGGTGACCTGCACGCCTTCCTGCTTGGCATTGGTCGCGAGGAAGGCCTCGCCGGCCTCGCGGTTGCCCGAGGCCATGCGCGCCTGCATGCGCTGGCCGAAGGCCTCGAAGGCCTGGCGGGCCTGGGCCTCGTCCATCAGCGGCGCTTCGCCGTCCATCGAGGTGCGCATGGCCTTGACGATGGCGTCGAAATCGACGTCGTCCTTGATCTCGGCCAGCGTGGAGCCGATCTGCAGGCCGATGGCGTAGCCGGCCTGCTCCTCTTCGGTGGCCAGGCCCTCGATCTCGAGCGAGGACGGCGTGGCGCCGGCCTTGGCGGGCTTGGGCGCATCGGGGTCGATCTTCTTGCAGGCGCCCAGGGCGAGGAGGAGCGAAGCGGCCAGCAGGCTGGTCGCGGTGGCGCGTGCGAGCGTGTTCATCGGGAGACCTCGGAAAGTGGGACGAGCTGCGATCACGGCAGCTGCAGGAGTTCGACGTCGAAGACGAGGGTGGCGTTCGGCGGGATGCTGCCCGGCGAGCCGTTGCGGCCATAGGCCAGCGCGGAGGGGATCCAGAAGCGGTACTTGGCGCCCACCGGCATCAGCTGGAGGCCCTCGGTCCAGCCGGCGATCACCTGGCCGAGGCCGAAGGTCGCCGGGTCGTTGCGGGCGTAGGAGCTGTCGAAGACGGTGCCGTCGAGCAGGCGGCCTTCGTAGTGCACGCGCACCTGCGCGGTGCCGTTGGGCGGACGCGGGCCCGAGCCCTGGCGCAGCACCATGTACTGCAGGCCCGACCCGGTGGTCACGACGCCCTTGGCCGTGCGGTTGGTGGCGAGGAATTCCGCGCCCGCGGCCGTGTTCTCGCGCGCGGCCGCCTCGCTCTCCTGGCGCATGCGCTCCTGGATGCGGGCGGTGAACGTCTCGCGCAGCGAGGCCAGCTCGGCCTCGGCCAGCAGCGGCTGGCTGCCGTCGAGCACCGTGGCCACGCCGCGGCCGAACACCGCCAGGTCCACCTCGTCCTTCAGCGGCGCCAGCGAACGGCCGACGTCGGCGCCGACCAGCAGGCCGACCTTGTCCTTGGCCACCGGCGGCGGCTCGCTGCCGGGCGCCATCCCGGGCATCGACTGGCCGCTGCGCACGCCGACGCGCTGCATCAGCGCAGGCCCGATCTCGGCCGCCTCGGCTTCCGACAGCAGCGGCTTGCCGCCGTCGAACGCGTTGCGCACGGCGCGCAGGAAGGCCGCGCGGTCGAGGTCCGGGCCGACTGCCTCGATCGAGCGGCCGACATCCATTCCAATCATGTAGCTGTTCTTCTCGCGCTCGCTGGACGGCACGGCATTCTCCTGGGCAATGGCGGGTGCCAGCGACAGGGCCGCGGCGACGGACAACGCGGCCAGGCCGCGCAGCAGGGACTTCATCAGGGGGGTGCTCCTGGACTCGGGCCGCGATCCGCGGCGTCTGGGCCTATTGTCGCGGGCCGGCGCGGCCCCGGCAATGACCGCGGCACCCCGTGCCATCAGTTGGGCTGCCGGGGACTTGACCGGGTGTGTGGTGGTGTTATAGTTGCATACAACACCAGTCATGCAGAGCAGGACGGCCACCATGAACCGCAAGCTCGACAACACACTGATCGCCCTGGCTGCCAGCGGCCTCGCCCTGACCGCCATCGCGCTGTTCGCGACGCCCAGCTTCGCGCCAACCGACGACGCCGGCCTCCCGGCCGCGGCGGCGGTCGGCGACGCGGACCCGGGCATCCGCGAACGCCGTGGAACCGCCCTCAACCGCCGCGGACTGGCCATGCCCTACTTCTCGTTTGCCCGCGGCGTCCGTCGCATCGGAGGCTGAAACCATGTCCGGCATCCAATGGAGCGATGGCGCTCCCATCTACCGCCAGCTGAAGGAGCGGGTCATCGCGATGATGCTCGATGGCCAGCTCAAGCCCGGCGACGCCCTGCCCTCCGTGCGCCAGGTCGCCGCCGAGTACCAGCTGAACCCGATCACCGTGTCGCGCGCCTACCAGGAGCTGGCCGACGAGGCCCTGGTGGAGAAGCGCCGGGGCCTGGGCATGTTCGTGACCGACCAGGCCTCGAAGAAGCTGCTCGGCAACGAACGCGAGCGCTTCCTGACCGAAGAGTGGCCGCAGGTGCTGGAACGCATCCGCCTGCTCGGCCTCTCACCCGAAGAACTTCTGCGCGAAGGGGATTCCGCATGAACCGCCAAGACACCGCCGTCATCGACGCCCGTGGCCTGCGCAAGGCCTACAAGGGCAAGCCCGCGCTGGACGGCGCCAGCTTCCGCATCGAGGCCGGCCGGATCGTCGGCCTGGTCGGCCCCAACGGCGCCGGCAAGACCACCGCGCTCAAGGCGGTGCTCGGCCTGGTCCCCTTCCAGGGCGACCTGTCGGTGCTGGGACGCGACCCGCGCAGCCAGCGCAACGAGCTGATGAACGACGTCTGCTTCATCGCCGACGTTGCCGTGCTGCCGCGCTGGATGCGGGTGCGCGAGGCGATCGCCTTCGTCGAGGGCGTGCATCCGCGCTTCGACCGCGCGCGCTGCGAGCGCTTCCTGGCCAATACCAAGCTGACCCCGAAGATGCGCGTGCGCGAGATGTCCAAGGGCATGATCGTGCAGCTGCACCTGGCCCTGGTGATGGCCATCGATGCGCGCCTGCTGGTGCTCGACGAGCCGACGCTCGGCCTCGACGTGCTGTACCGCAAGGAGTTCTACCAGCGCCTGCTGGAGGACTACTTCGATGACGGGAAGACCATCGTCATCACCACCCACCAGGTCGAGGAGGTCGAGCACATCCTCACCGACGCCTTGTTCATCCGCGACGGGAAGATCGTGCTCGACGCGCCGATGGACGACCTCGCGCAGCGCTTCACCGAGGTGCTGGTCGACGCCGGCCAGGCCGACGCGGCCCGCGCGCTGGTGCCGATCGACGAGCGCAGCCTGCCCTTCGGCAAGACCGTGATGCTGTTCGACGGCGTCGAGCGCAGCGCCCTCGCCCCCTACGGCGAAACCCGCACCCCGGGCCTCGCCGACCTCTTCGTCGCCACCATGAAGGGAACCTACGCATGAACGCCACAGCCGAAACCCTGCCGGTGGCGAAGGCCCCGGCCCATGCCACCCACCGCTTCCAGATGCTGCTGCGGCGCGAATACTGGGAGCACCGCGGCGGCTTCCTCTGGGCGCCGGTGATCGCTGGCGCGATCTCGCTGCTGCTGACCGCGGTGTTCTTCGTCATCGCCGCGATCGGCATCCGCAACGCGCAGAGCGACGCGGCCTTCCACCTCGATGACGGCCGCACGATGACGATCAACGGCCTCGACCTCGGCGCCCTGGCCGAGCGGCTGAGCGCCGAGGACAAGGCGCAGCTGGCCAGCGGCATCGACATGACCATGCTGATGGCCTCGGTCTGGCCGTACATCGTCATGGTGTTCGTGATGTTCTTCTACTGCCTGGGCGCCCTGTATGACGAGCGCAAGGACCGCAGCGTGCTGTTCTGGAAGTCGCTGCCGCTGTCGGACGGCGAGACCGTGCTGTCCAAGGTGGTCAGCGCGACCCTGGTGATCCCGTTGCTGGCGACGCTGGCCGCGATCGTGACCATGTTCGCCTTCCTGCTGCTGCTGAGCGTCATGGTCATGGCCCATGGCGGCAACCCCTGGGAGCTCATCTGGGACCCCGGCAATCCGCTGCAGGTCTCCGCCTATGTGCTGGCCGCGATCCCGGTCTACGCGGTGTGGGCCCTGCCCACCGTCGGCTGGCTGATGCTGTGCTCGGCCTGGGCGCGCAGCGTGCCCTTCCTGTGGGCGCTGCTGGTCCCGATCCTGTCCGGTCTCTTCGTCAGCATGTTCAGCGTGATGCGCCTGTTCGACCTGGGCGCCGAGTGGTTCTGGAGCCACATCGTGGCCCGCCTGCTGCTGGGCGTGGTGCCGCTGACCCGGCACGACATCCATCGAATCGGCGGCCTCGATGCCGGCCAGGATTCGATGGTGGCGCTGATCGAGCCGTCCGCGGTCTGGTCCAACCTGTTCCAGGCCGAGACCTGGATCGGCGCGGCGGTCGGCATCGTGATGCTGCTGCTGGCCACCCGGCTGCGCCGCTGGCGCGACGAGGGCTGAACCCATGCGACTTCGAGGAGGATCCACCATGACGCCACTGACCCGCCCGTCCATCCTGCTGGCCTCCGCCCTGTCCGTGCTCGTCGCCGCTGGCTGCGAGCGCGCCCAGGACCCGCCGCCCGCCGCCGCGCCGGCGGTTGCCGAGGCGAAGACCGACGCCGACCGGAGCTTCATCGGGCGCAAGGCCGCCGAAGCAATCGAGCAGGCGGGGCAGAAGCTGCGCGCCGGCAACATCCAGGTCGGCCAGGGCACGCGCATCAGCATCAACGGGCGCAACTACGGCAGCACCCCCGCGGACAGCGACCTGCCGAAGGCCGAGATCACCCCCTCGGGCGACCTCCTGATCGCGGGTGAGCCGGTGGAGGCCTCGACCGCGCAGCGCGCGCTGCTGCTCGCGCACCGCCGCCATCTCGAGGACGTGGCCCTGGCGGGCATGGCGATCGGCGCCCAGGGTGCCGACATCGCCGGCACCGCCCTGGGCGGGCTTGGCGAGGCGGTGTTCGGCGGCGAGGAAGGCCGCCGTGCCTTCGAGGCCAGGATGGAAGCCGAGGCCGGTCGGATCAAGGACGAGGCCATGCGCCTGTGCACCCTGCTCCCGCCCCTGTACGACAGCCAGCAGGCCCTGGCCGCCGCGCTGCCGGCATTCGCGCCCTACGCGACGATGACGCCGCAGGACGTGGAGGACTGCAGCAACGAGGTCCAAGACGCGGCCACCGACGGCGGCACCCGGGCCTGATCGCGCGCGCGCCGCCACCCACCGACCACCCGTCTCCACGCCTGAGCGAGGTTCCGATGCGACCGACCGTGACTCCCCTCTTCTTCCCGCTGCTGGCGCTCGCACTGGCCGCCGCGCCCGTCGCACGCGCCGACGACGACCGCGCCTGCAGCCACAGTGCACCGCAGTCCCTGGTGCTCGACATCGGCGACGCCCGCAGCGTCCGCTTCCACGTCGGCAACGGCCGGCTGCGCCTGGACGGCCAGCCCGGCCAGGCCGGCAGCCTGCAGGGCCGCGCCTGCGGCTCGAGCGCCGCGGAACTCGCCCGGCTTCGCGTGGAGCAGTCGCGCGAAGGCGACGCCCTGGTGGTGCGCCTGGTCCGCGAGGAGCGCAGCGGATGGAACCTCGGCAACCGCTACGCCTGGCTCGACCTCGCCGGCCGCGTGCCTGACGGCCTGCCCGTCGAGGTCCAGCTCGGCTCGGGCGATCTGCAGGCCACGGGCCTGGCCGGTCTCGGCCTGACCGTCGGCTCCGGCGATGCCGACGCGCGCCGCATCCGCGGGCCGGTCGACGCCCGCGTGGGTTCCGGCGACATCGGGCTCGCCGACATCGGCAGCCTCGACCTCGGTTCGGTGGGCTCGGGCGACGTCACCGTCCGCGGCGTGCGCGGCGATGCGCGCGTGGGCAGCGTCGGCTCGGGCGACGTCGAACTGGCGGACGTCACCGGGAACGTGGACGTGGGCTCGCTGGGCTCGGGTGACATCGCACTCGAACGCGTCGGCGGCAACGTCAGCGTGGGCTCGATCGGCTCCGGTGACGTCGACATCCATGGCGTGGGCGGCAACCTGCGCGTGCGCGCGGTGGGCAGCGGCTCGGTCGACCATGCGGGCGTTTCCGGCCAGGCCGACCTGCCGCGCAAGCGCTGACGCCGCTGCGAGCGATGCAGGCGATGCGGCCATCGCGGCCACAGTGGGCGCGGCGGCTCCCACGGGCAAGGCTCCGCGGCTGCCGCTAGACTCGGGCGAGGCCATGCCGCAGCCGGCGGCGTGGCGACCGATCCGGGGACTGCATGCGCGACATCGTCTGGAAGCCCGGCGCGCCGCGCGCCATCCTGCTCGCCACCGACCTCGACGGGCGCTGCGACCGCGCGCTCGACCGGGCCGTCGCACTCGCGCGGGACTGGGCGGCCAGGCTGGTCGTGCTGACCGTGGTCGAGCCGCCCCCGGCGCCGCCGCTGCAGCCAGGCCAGGCGCTGCCGGTGCAGGCCAGCGAGGTCGCGCTGCGCGCCGCGGCCCGCCTGCGCCGCGACATCGGCCCCGCCGCGGAGGGCCTGGACCTTGAACTGCTGGTCCGCGAAGGCCGGGTCGGCGAATGCATCGATGCGGTGGCCGACGAGACCGGCTGCAGCCTGCTGGTCACCGGCGTGGCCCACGACGCCTTCTTCGGTCGCCACCTGCTCGGCAGCACCGTGGACTGGCTGGTCCGGCACGGCGGCCTGCCGCTGCTGGTGGTGCGCGATCGCGCGCACGCGCCCTACGCGCGGGTGCTGGTGGCGAGCGACCTGAGCCCGCCGTCGGCACGCGCCCTGGACGTCGCCCGCGCGCTGTTTCCCGATACCGCCGCCAGCCTGTTCACCGCCTTCGACGTGCCCTACCTGGGCCTGCGCGACGGGGACCGCGATGGGGGCGTCGACGATGCGCGTGATGCGACGCTGGACGCGGCGCGCCGGTTCCTGGACGCGGCGGGCCACGCCGACCTGCCCGCCGCCACCGCCCACGGCGACGCCGCGGTGCGCCTGGCCGAGCACGCGCTGGCCGTCGACGCCGACCTCGTGGTGGCGGCCTGCGAGGGCCGCGGCGCGCTGTTCCACCTGCTGATCGGCAGCGTCGCGCGCGGAATCCTCGACGCGAGCCCCTGCGACACCATCCTGGTGCCGGAGCCGAAGGCCCGCCGGGACGCGTGACCGCCGCCCCGGCAGGGGGCGACGGACGCGGCGTCGCGCTCAGTCGCCGCGGATGCCGCCGC
The sequence above is a segment of the Luteimonas sp. MC1750 genome. Coding sequences within it:
- a CDS encoding FKBP-type peptidyl-prolyl cis-trans isomerase; its protein translation is MKSLLRGLAALSVAAALSLAPAIAQENAVPSSEREKNSYMIGMDVGRSIEAVGPDLDRAAFLRAVRNAFDGGKPLLSEAEAAEIGPALMQRVGVRSGQSMPGMAPGSEPPPVAKDKVGLLVGADVGRSLAPLKDEVDLAVFGRGVATVLDGSQPLLAEAELASLRETFTARIQERMRQESEAAARENTAAGAEFLATNRTAKGVVTTGSGLQYMVLRQGSGPRPPNGTAQVRVHYEGRLLDGTVFDSSYARNDPATFGLGQVIAGWTEGLQLMPVGAKYRFWIPSALAYGRNGSPGSIPPNATLVFDVELLQLP
- a CDS encoding GntR family transcriptional regulator; this encodes MSGIQWSDGAPIYRQLKERVIAMMLDGQLKPGDALPSVRQVAAEYQLNPITVSRAYQELADEALVEKRRGLGMFVTDQASKKLLGNERERFLTEEWPQVLERIRLLGLSPEELLREGDSA
- a CDS encoding SlyX family protein, giving the protein MSATGIEARVVELETRLAFQEQAMAELSDALAEARLELSRNDVLLRRALDELQSSRPGVTGDPADEPPPPHY
- a CDS encoding ABC transporter ATP-binding protein codes for the protein MNRQDTAVIDARGLRKAYKGKPALDGASFRIEAGRIVGLVGPNGAGKTTALKAVLGLVPFQGDLSVLGRDPRSQRNELMNDVCFIADVAVLPRWMRVREAIAFVEGVHPRFDRARCERFLANTKLTPKMRVREMSKGMIVQLHLALVMAIDARLLVLDEPTLGLDVLYRKEFYQRLLEDYFDDGKTIVITTHQVEEVEHILTDALFIRDGKIVLDAPMDDLAQRFTEVLVDAGQADAARALVPIDERSLPFGKTVMLFDGVERSALAPYGETRTPGLADLFVATMKGTYA
- a CDS encoding FKBP-type peptidyl-prolyl cis-trans isomerase produces the protein MNTLARATATSLLAASLLLALGACKKIDPDAPKPAKAGATPSSLEIEGLATEEEQAGYAIGLQIGSTLAEIKDDVDFDAIVKAMRTSMDGEAPLMDEAQARQAFEAFGQRMQARMASGNREAGEAFLATNAKQEGVQVTASGLQYKVLTEGTGPKPGPESRVSVHYKGSLLDGTVFDSSYEREEPAVFTLSSVVPGWQEGLQLMPAGSKYMLWLPSGLGYGDVGTPGGPIAPGSALVFEVELLDVLADPAE
- a CDS encoding UDP-glucose/GDP-mannose dehydrogenase family protein; its protein translation is MRVSIFGTGYVGLVTGTCLAEVGHDVLCVDVDAGKVERLHQGVIPIYEPGLEPMVKANHAAGRLDFTTDAARAVAHAEVVFIAVGTPPDEDGSADLQYVLQVARTIGEHLERPAIVVDKSTVPVGTADRVRDTIAAALAARGVDVAFDVVSNPEFLKEGAAVEDCMRPDRIVLGVESPHAEDRLRRLYAPFNRNRDRFVVMDVRSAELTKYAANAMLATKISFMNEIANIAERVGADVEMVRKGIGSDPRIGWHFIYPGAGYGGSCFPKDVQALARTAQQVGHPPLLLDAVEAVNERQKGHLHELVMRHYGDGGIAGKTFAVWGLAFKPDTDDMREASSRRLLAQLWESGARVQAYDPEARDEAGRIFGERDDLVLCDSAADALDGADALVVVTEWKQFRSVDLEQVRSKLGDAVVFDGRNIYRPEDAEDAGLAYYGIGRGRSVRARQ
- a CDS encoding universal stress protein encodes the protein MRDIVWKPGAPRAILLATDLDGRCDRALDRAVALARDWAARLVVLTVVEPPPAPPLQPGQALPVQASEVALRAAARLRRDIGPAAEGLDLELLVREGRVGECIDAVADETGCSLLVTGVAHDAFFGRHLLGSTVDWLVRHGGLPLLVVRDRAHAPYARVLVASDLSPPSARALDVARALFPDTAASLFTAFDVPYLGLRDGDRDGGVDDARDATLDAARRFLDAAGHADLPAATAHGDAAVRLAEHALAVDADLVVAACEGRGALFHLLIGSVARGILDASPCDTILVPEPKARRDA